A stretch of the Coprobacillus cateniformis genome encodes the following:
- a CDS encoding serine hydrolase domain-containing protein: MNKKQLHDLIKEQQPNICQISCYKDGKEVYSDEWNNYKKTDACHVMSATKSIVALLVGIAIDKGYIKSIEQPVLDFFPDYKIKRGEKTIQKVTIKHLLTMMAPYKYKYEPWTKICSSDDWTISALDFLGGRKGLTGEFQYSTLGIHILTGIISKTSGLKVVDFANKYLFEPIGIEKHMNYLAETAEEHKHFTMCKDPKTNVWFCDPKGVGAAGYGLCFSAIDMAKIGQLCLDKGVYNGKQIISSQWIEEMTKPNYKCGEEFRNMSYGYLWWIIDEKKQIYSAIGNSGNVIYVNPTCNIVITVTSYFKPTIFDRIDFLQDYIEPFIML, translated from the coding sequence ATGAACAAAAAACAATTACATGATTTGATTAAGGAACAACAACCTAATATTTGTCAGATATCTTGTTATAAAGATGGTAAAGAAGTCTATTCAGATGAATGGAATAATTATAAGAAAACAGATGCATGTCATGTTATGTCTGCAACAAAAAGTATAGTCGCATTACTTGTAGGGATAGCAATTGATAAAGGCTATATAAAAAGTATAGAACAACCTGTATTGGATTTCTTTCCTGATTATAAAATAAAAAGAGGAGAAAAAACAATTCAAAAAGTCACAATTAAACATTTATTAACTATGATGGCACCTTATAAGTATAAATATGAACCTTGGACTAAAATTTGTTCAAGTGATGATTGGACGATTTCAGCTTTAGATTTTCTTGGTGGAAGAAAGGGATTAACTGGTGAATTTCAATATTCAACTTTAGGTATACATATATTAACAGGTATTATATCTAAAACAAGTGGTTTAAAAGTTGTTGATTTTGCAAATAAATATTTATTTGAACCTATTGGAATAGAAAAGCATATGAATTATTTGGCAGAAACTGCTGAAGAACATAAACACTTTACTATGTGTAAAGATCCAAAAACAAATGTATGGTTCTGTGATCCTAAAGGAGTAGGGGCTGCAGGCTATGGTTTATGTTTCTCTGCAATAGACATGGCAAAAATCGGACAGCTTTGTTTAGATAAAGGCGTTTATAATGGAAAACAAATTATATCCTCTCAATGGATTGAAGAAATGACAAAACCAAATTATAAATGTGGAGAAGAATTTAGAAATATGTCTTATGGATATCTTTGGTGGATTATAGATGAAAAGAAGCAAATATATTCAGCTATTGGAAATAGTGGGAATGTTATATATGTAAATCCAACATGCAATATAGTGATTACTGTGACATCATATTTTAAACCGACAATTTTTGATCGCATTGACTTTTTACAAGATTATATTGAACCATTTATTATGTTATAA
- the bcp gene encoding thioredoxin-dependent thiol peroxidase → MLEVGIKAPDFTLLNQNGDNISLSDYRGQKVILYFYPKDNTPGCTKQACGFAENYPQFIDKGAVILGVSKDTVASHKKFEEKYQLPFVLISDPELVAIKAYDVWQEKNMYGKKVMGVVRTTYLINEEGYIEKVFGKVKAAENANQMLGEI, encoded by the coding sequence ATGTTAGAAGTAGGTATAAAAGCACCAGATTTTACATTATTAAATCAAAATGGAGATAATATCTCATTAAGTGATTATAGAGGTCAAAAAGTTATTCTCTATTTTTATCCAAAAGATAATACACCTGGATGTACTAAGCAAGCTTGTGGTTTTGCAGAAAACTATCCACAATTTATAGACAAAGGAGCTGTCATTCTAGGTGTGAGCAAGGACACTGTTGCTTCTCATAAGAAATTTGAAGAAAAGTATCAGTTGCCATTTGTGTTAATTTCTGATCCAGAGTTAGTAGCTATTAAAGCATATGATGTTTGGCAAGAAAAAAACATGTATGGTAAAAAAGTTATGGGTGTTGTGAGGACTACTTATTTAATTAATGAAGAAGGTTATATTGAAAAAGTCTTTGGGAAAGTGAAAGCAGCTGAAAATGCGAATCAAATGTTAGGAGAAATTTAG
- a CDS encoding Cof-type HAD-IIB family hydrolase → MIKLIATDMDGTFLDSQKKFDPEFLSLFYKLKEKNIKFVAASGNQYYRLYQKFLPFSEHMYFIAENGSYIAEGATELYCNIIFKEHVEKVKHLISQIPSLFMILCGRKGAYILKRDLQYQDEVKKYYCAYTFIDSFDYIDDDIMKIAIYDTQHHIQNIINDIQSQLPSKVKVVTSGNEWMDIQNKEAHKGLGMQFLQAIYDIEPDECVAFGDQMNDYELLQQVKYGYAMDNAVQPIKDIAYEVIASNDEQGVIQKIKEILNEE, encoded by the coding sequence ATGATTAAGTTAATAGCAACTGATATGGATGGAACTTTTTTAGACTCACAGAAAAAATTTGACCCTGAATTCTTAAGTTTATTTTATAAATTAAAAGAAAAAAATATTAAATTTGTTGCTGCAAGTGGTAATCAATATTATCGTTTGTATCAGAAATTCCTACCATTTAGCGAACATATGTATTTTATTGCAGAAAATGGAAGTTATATTGCTGAAGGTGCAACTGAACTCTATTGCAATATTATTTTCAAAGAACATGTTGAAAAAGTTAAACATTTGATTTCACAAATTCCTAGTTTATTTATGATTTTATGTGGACGAAAGGGTGCTTATATATTAAAAAGGGATTTACAGTATCAGGATGAAGTTAAAAAGTATTATTGTGCATATACATTTATTGATTCGTTTGATTATATTGATGATGATATTATGAAAATTGCTATCTATGATACTCAACATCATATTCAAAATATTATAAATGATATTCAAAGTCAATTGCCTTCTAAAGTTAAGGTTGTGACATCAGGTAATGAATGGATGGATATCCAGAATAAAGAAGCACATAAAGGATTAGGAATGCAATTCTTACAAGCTATATATGATATTGAGCCAGATGAATGTGTCGCTTTTGGAGATCAAATGAACGACTATGAATTGCTTCAACAAGTTAAGTATGGATATGCAATGGACAATGCAGTTCAACCCATAAAAGATATAGCCTATGAAGTCATTGCTTCTAATGATGAACAAGGTGTTATTCAAAAAATAAAAGAGATATTGAATGAGGAATAA
- a CDS encoding Cof-type HAD-IIB family hydrolase: MNDIKMIVMDLDGTLLTKNQNILPYTKDVLMKYQEKGISLVLASGRDIDSIQKIGKKLNMSDYLQNTYICLNGLEIYDMENRLLHKEEKLKYEDGVQLADLAKKYHIDMIFFFKDCLYILEYGNTGIINDHFMTSVKNEIHDISEIPMSYFDCLKKIAFIQTAGTMSQIIKDLQNEVENKYELCMVEDAWVEINPLGLSKGHALKVLSGIKNIPLNQMIAFGNGENDIDMLKTAGIGVAMGNSFESVKSAADDICDDCENNGIAKYLINM; this comes from the coding sequence ATGAATGATATAAAAATGATTGTTATGGATTTAGATGGAACATTGTTAACGAAAAATCAAAATATTTTACCTTATACAAAAGATGTATTGATGAAATATCAGGAAAAAGGTATCTCACTTGTTTTAGCCAGTGGAAGAGATATTGACAGTATTCAAAAAATTGGTAAGAAATTAAATATGTCTGATTATTTACAAAATACTTACATTTGTTTAAATGGTTTAGAAATCTATGATATGGAAAATCGATTATTACATAAAGAAGAAAAATTAAAGTATGAAGATGGAGTCCAACTTGCTGATCTAGCTAAAAAGTATCATATAGATATGATTTTCTTTTTCAAAGATTGTTTATATATTTTAGAATATGGAAACACAGGTATTATTAATGATCATTTTATGACTTCTGTTAAAAATGAGATACATGATATATCTGAGATACCTATGTCTTATTTTGATTGTCTTAAAAAAATTGCATTTATTCAGACAGCTGGTACAATGAGTCAAATCATTAAAGATTTACAGAATGAAGTTGAAAATAAATATGAATTATGTATGGTTGAAGACGCCTGGGTTGAAATTAATCCATTAGGATTAAGTAAAGGACATGCTTTAAAAGTATTGTCTGGAATCAAAAACATTCCATTAAATCAAATGATTGCTTTTGGAAATGGTGAAAATGATATTGATATGTTAAAAACAGCAGGAATTGGAGTTGCTATGGGTAATTCTTTTGAAAGTGTTAAAAGTGCTGCTGATGATATTTGTGATGACTGTGAAAATAATGGCATTGCAAAATATTTAATAAATATGTAG
- a CDS encoding MerR family transcriptional regulator produces the protein MLSIGEFSKICSVSTKTLRYYAEIGLIIPDEINPENGYRYYSIDQLERMLFINRLKSYNFSLDEIKTILESNKLQDKKLYISLMKKKKEMERQVQEYNQILNQLNDDILNVKQGNAMMSYLENIDVQLVEVPKMNILYIRKRVHEYECEDEAVRCFNQLVRRVIDNQLTITAPPMSLFHSEEFGELGLDYEFALPIKEQVTGSREFHPHLCLKTVIRGSYSQLSSVYTKQIEWAEKNGYENNDALFEVYVNDPEQVKTENDLITEVYYPVKKKEKR, from the coding sequence ATGTTATCGATTGGAGAATTTTCAAAGATCTGTAGTGTATCTACAAAAACACTCCGTTATTATGCAGAAATAGGACTTATTATACCAGATGAAATTAATCCTGAAAATGGTTATAGATATTATTCTATTGATCAATTAGAAAGAATGTTATTTATTAATAGATTAAAATCTTATAATTTCTCTTTAGATGAAATCAAAACAATTTTAGAATCAAATAAATTACAAGATAAAAAACTCTATATATCACTTATGAAAAAGAAAAAAGAAATGGAAAGACAGGTCCAAGAATATAATCAAATACTCAATCAATTAAATGATGATATATTGAATGTGAAACAAGGGAACGCAATGATGTCCTATTTAGAAAATATTGATGTTCAATTGGTAGAAGTACCAAAAATGAATATCTTATATATTCGTAAAAGAGTGCATGAATATGAATGTGAAGATGAAGCAGTCCGTTGTTTCAACCAATTAGTCAGAAGAGTTATAGATAATCAACTTACGATTACTGCTCCTCCGATGTCTCTTTTCCATAGTGAAGAATTTGGAGAACTGGGATTGGATTATGAATTTGCTTTACCCATTAAAGAACAAGTGACTGGTTCACGGGAATTTCATCCCCATTTATGTTTGAAAACAGTTATTCGTGGATCTTATTCACAACTTTCTTCAGTTTATACAAAACAGATTGAATGGGCTGAAAAGAATGGTTATGAAAATAATGATGCTTTGTTTGAAGTTTATGTCAATGATCCAGAACAGGTTAAAACTGAGAATGATCTTATTACGGAAGTTTATTATCCAGTAAAAAAGAAAGAAAAAAGATAG